The following are from one region of the Amycolatopsis sp. QT-25 genome:
- a CDS encoding SRPBCC family protein has protein sequence MTDVVVSVDVAVPAGTAWLALTDWERQGEWMLGTEVKVVEGNGRSVGSKLSAFTGVAGIGFTDTMEITGWEPPLRCVVRHLGKIVQGTGVFQVIEKGPHSSTFVWAEQLRPPFGVVGRLGWPVAKPGFELGLRLCLQRFVKYAEGYRVD, from the coding sequence GTGACGGATGTCGTCGTCTCCGTCGACGTCGCGGTACCGGCCGGGACGGCGTGGCTCGCGCTGACCGATTGGGAACGCCAGGGCGAATGGATGCTCGGCACCGAGGTCAAGGTCGTCGAGGGCAACGGGCGCAGTGTGGGGTCGAAGCTGTCGGCCTTCACCGGCGTGGCCGGGATCGGGTTCACCGACACCATGGAGATCACCGGCTGGGAGCCGCCGTTGCGCTGCGTCGTGCGCCACCTCGGCAAGATCGTGCAGGGCACCGGCGTCTTCCAGGTGATCGAGAAGGGGCCGCATTCGTCGACGTTCGTCTGGGCGGAGCAGCTGCGGCCGCCGTTCGGCGTCGTCGGACGGCTCGGCTGGCCGGTCGCGAAACCGGGTTTCGAACTGGGACTGCGGCTGTGCCTGCAGAGATTCGTGAAGTACGCGGAGGGGTACCGGGTTGACTGA
- a CDS encoding DUF3117 domain-containing protein: protein MAAMKPRTGDGPLEVTKEGRGLVMRVPLEGGGRLVVELSAEEAKDLGAALQEVTG, encoded by the coding sequence ATGGCGGCCATGAAGCCCCGGACCGGAGATGGTCCCCTCGAAGTGACTAAGGAGGGGCGGGGCCTCGTGATGCGCGTACCACTCGAAGGTGGTGGGCGCCTCGTCGTCGAACTCTCCGCGGAAGAAGCGAAGGATCTCGGCGCGGCCCTGCAGGAGGTCACCGGCTGA
- a CDS encoding DNA-3-methyladenine glycosylase I, whose translation MTEAGLLGADGIKRCSWGNSAPDYVEYHDTEWGVPLHGDEELYERLCLESFQSGLSWITILRKRESFRKAFKKFEPKKVAAFTDDDVSRLMEDASIVRNRAKILAAINNARAIEELDGSLDDLLWSFAPASQTRPRRMADVPAITDESKAMAKELKKRGFVFLGPTTCYALMQATGMVDDHVQGCFRAAQPARACRSSANLPRVR comes from the coding sequence TTGACTGAGGCGGGTCTGCTGGGCGCGGACGGGATCAAGCGGTGCTCGTGGGGCAACTCGGCCCCGGACTACGTCGAGTACCACGACACCGAATGGGGTGTCCCGCTCCACGGCGACGAGGAACTCTACGAGCGCCTGTGCCTGGAGTCGTTCCAGTCGGGGCTTTCCTGGATCACGATCCTGCGCAAGCGGGAGTCGTTCCGGAAGGCGTTCAAGAAGTTCGAGCCGAAGAAGGTCGCCGCCTTCACCGACGACGACGTTTCCCGTCTCATGGAAGACGCGTCGATCGTGCGGAACCGGGCGAAGATCCTGGCGGCGATCAACAACGCCCGGGCGATCGAGGAACTCGACGGTTCGCTGGACGACCTGCTGTGGTCGTTCGCGCCCGCTTCGCAGACCCGGCCTCGGCGGATGGCGGACGTCCCGGCGATCACCGACGAGTCGAAGGCGATGGCGAAAGAACTCAAGAAGCGCGGCTTCGTGTTTCTGGGGCCGACGACCTGTTACGCGCTGATGCAGGCGACCGGGATGGTCGACGACCATGTGCAGGGCTGCTTCCGAGCCGCTCAGCCCGCGCGGGCGTGCAGGTCTTCGGCCAATCTTCCCAGGGTGCGGTAG
- a CDS encoding leucyl aminopeptidase family protein — MRNPLPPVPGKLLELEVSDDLRRGTPLATLIAAPSEEDGDAGLAEIGGVRPTGKAGDVQTLPTGGVRWLAGVGDGEPRRYRKAGAALVRAVTSALEDDVEAGRKAFRAFAVELPEDAGAEHVEELAFGLLLGGYRFTVTADEPKPSLRTVRLITRHERAVPAYAKALERVSELAAAAAFARDLANTPSNIKTPAWLADTAARVSGGVPNLTVTTRDEKWLAEQGFGGVLAVGGGSAAPPRLIELEYRPRGATTHLLLVGKGITFDTGGLSIKPADGMHLMRTDMAGGAAIIAAVRAIAALRLPVKVTGLVPAAENHVSGWSYRPGDIVRHYGGKTTEVGNTDAEGRMVLADALVYGIKKHKPDAVIDAATLTGAMKVSLGVRTGGVFATDDALAERVTKAGERVGEAWWRMPLLEDLAETVQGSLGDVRQAPGGPGSIVAALFLREFVGDVPWAHLDIAGPARADKTYADVVPGATGFAARTLVELVASYT, encoded by the coding sequence GTGCGTAACCCGCTACCCCCCGTTCCGGGGAAGCTGCTCGAACTCGAGGTCTCGGACGATCTCCGGCGCGGTACGCCGCTGGCCACGTTGATCGCCGCGCCGTCCGAAGAGGACGGTGACGCCGGACTCGCGGAGATCGGCGGCGTGCGGCCCACCGGCAAGGCCGGTGACGTGCAGACCCTGCCGACCGGCGGCGTCCGCTGGCTGGCCGGCGTCGGTGATGGTGAGCCGCGTCGGTACCGCAAGGCCGGTGCCGCGCTGGTCCGCGCCGTCACGTCGGCGCTGGAGGACGATGTCGAGGCGGGCCGGAAGGCGTTCCGTGCCTTCGCCGTCGAACTACCCGAGGACGCGGGCGCCGAGCACGTCGAGGAGCTCGCGTTCGGGCTGCTGCTCGGCGGCTACCGGTTCACCGTGACGGCCGACGAGCCGAAGCCGAGCCTGCGGACCGTGCGCTTGATCACCCGGCATGAGCGCGCCGTGCCCGCGTACGCGAAGGCGCTGGAGCGGGTGAGCGAACTCGCGGCCGCGGCCGCGTTCGCGCGCGACCTGGCGAACACGCCCTCGAACATCAAGACCCCCGCCTGGCTCGCCGACACGGCGGCACGCGTTTCCGGCGGCGTCCCGAACCTGACCGTGACGACCAGGGACGAGAAGTGGCTGGCGGAGCAGGGCTTCGGCGGCGTTCTCGCCGTCGGTGGCGGCTCGGCCGCGCCGCCGCGGCTGATCGAGCTGGAGTACCGGCCGCGCGGGGCGACGACGCATCTGCTGCTGGTCGGCAAGGGCATCACCTTCGACACCGGCGGTCTTTCGATCAAACCGGCCGACGGCATGCATCTCATGCGCACCGACATGGCGGGCGGCGCGGCGATCATCGCCGCGGTCCGCGCGATCGCCGCGTTGCGCCTGCCGGTCAAGGTGACCGGGCTGGTGCCCGCCGCCGAGAACCACGTTTCCGGTTGGTCGTACCGGCCCGGCGACATCGTCCGGCACTACGGCGGCAAGACGACCGAGGTGGGCAACACCGACGCCGAGGGCCGCATGGTCCTGGCCGACGCGCTCGTCTACGGCATCAAGAAGCACAAGCCGGACGCGGTGATCGACGCGGCGACGCTGACCGGCGCCATGAAGGTGTCGCTCGGCGTCCGCACCGGCGGCGTCTTCGCCACCGACGACGCGCTCGCGGAGCGGGTCACGAAGGCGGGCGAACGGGTCGGCGAGGCGTGGTGGCGGATGCCGCTGCTGGAGGACCTCGCCGAGACCGTGCAGGGTTCCCTCGGTGACGTCCGGCAGGCGCCGGGTGGCCCCGGCAGCATCGTCGCGGCGCTGTTCCTGCGCGAGTTCGTCGGCGACGTGCCGTGGGCGCACCTCGACATCGCCGGACCCGCACGAGCCGACAAGACCTACGCCGACGTCGTCCCCGGGGCCACCGGGTTCGCGGCGCGGACGCTGGTCGAGCTGGTCGCTTCCTATACCTGA
- a CDS encoding enoyl-CoA hydratase-related protein, producing MTTSDVLLTADADGVRTFTLNRPQAYNSLTVELKERLLAGLTEAAADDRVRAVVLTGSGKAFCAGQDLKEHVGLLQAGDPAPLHTVKEHYNPIVKTIIGMPKPVIAAVNGPAAGAGAAFAYASDLRIAATSANFLMAFANVGLGPDSGASWTLQRLIGLGRAAELMLLARTVDAAEALTLGLVGEVVPDEELAARAQKVAAKLAAGPTVAYAKIKNVLSVAAESSLETALAAEDEAQTALGATADHTEAVEAFVGKRKPEFQGK from the coding sequence GTGACCACATCCGACGTTCTGCTGACCGCCGACGCCGATGGCGTGCGCACCTTCACGCTGAATCGGCCGCAGGCGTACAACTCGCTGACCGTCGAACTCAAGGAACGGCTGCTGGCGGGCCTGACCGAGGCCGCGGCCGACGACCGTGTCCGCGCGGTCGTGCTGACCGGTTCGGGCAAGGCGTTCTGCGCCGGGCAGGATCTGAAGGAGCACGTCGGACTGCTGCAGGCGGGTGATCCGGCGCCGCTACACACGGTCAAGGAGCACTACAACCCGATCGTCAAGACCATCATCGGGATGCCGAAGCCGGTCATCGCCGCGGTGAACGGCCCGGCGGCCGGCGCGGGCGCGGCCTTCGCCTACGCGAGCGACCTCCGGATCGCCGCGACGTCGGCGAACTTCCTGATGGCGTTCGCGAACGTCGGCCTCGGCCCGGACTCGGGCGCGTCCTGGACACTGCAGCGGCTGATCGGCCTCGGCCGCGCGGCCGAGTTGATGCTGCTGGCACGCACCGTCGACGCCGCCGAGGCGCTGACGCTGGGCCTGGTCGGCGAAGTCGTCCCGGACGAGGAACTGGCCGCCCGCGCGCAGAAGGTCGCCGCGAAGCTCGCGGCCGGCCCGACGGTCGCGTACGCGAAGATCAAGAACGTGCTGTCCGTCGCCGCGGAGTCCTCGCTCGAAACCGCGCTGGCGGCCGAGGACGAGGCCCAGACCGCGCTCGGCGCGACGGCCGACCACACCGAAGCGGTGGAGGCGTTCGTGGGCAAGCGCAAGCCGGAATTCCAGGGCAAGTAA
- a CDS encoding DivIVA domain-containing protein gives MTTALIYLVVMLLVAAVVFLLAAVVFGRGEELAPLPPGSSPTRLPAEDITAEDVHAVRFQMVLRGYKMSEVDWVMRRLGVEIDELRAKVAELEAEREGVR, from the coding sequence GTGACGACCGCCCTGATCTATCTCGTAGTCATGCTGCTGGTGGCCGCCGTGGTGTTTCTGCTGGCCGCCGTGGTGTTCGGCCGGGGTGAGGAGCTGGCCCCCCTGCCGCCCGGCAGTTCGCCGACCAGGCTGCCCGCCGAGGACATCACCGCCGAAGACGTCCACGCCGTCCGCTTCCAGATGGTGCTGCGCGGGTACAAGATGTCCGAAGTGGACTGGGTGATGCGGCGGCTCGGCGTCGAGATCGACGAGCTGCGGGCCAAGGTGGCCGAACTGGAGGCCGAGCGCGAGGGTGTCAGGTGA